The following proteins come from a genomic window of Balearica regulorum gibbericeps isolate bBalReg1 chromosome 19, bBalReg1.pri, whole genome shotgun sequence:
- the UNC119 gene encoding protein unc-119 homolog A isoform X1, whose protein sequence is MKVKKSGGAGAAAAAARTEEELGRKALIGPDDVLGLQRVTSDYLCTPEENVYKIDFTRFKIRDMESGTVLFEITKPAASDDCDGALLCAFPEREHNDKKDIDPNAGRFVRYQFTPAFLRLRQVGATVEFTVGDKPINNFRMIERHYFRDQLLKSFDFEFGFCIPSSKNTCEHIYEFPQLSEDLIREMILHPYETQSDSFYFVDNKLVMHNKADYSYSGGP, encoded by the exons ATGAAGGTGAAGAagagcggcggggccggggcggcggcggcggcggcgcgcaCCGAGGAGGAGCTGGGCCGCAAGGCGCTCATCGGGCCCGACGacgtgctggggctgcagcgggTCACCAGCG atTATTTGTGCACTCCAGAGGAAAATGTTTACAAGATTGACTTCACCAGGTTCAAAATCCGGGACATGGAATCTGGCACAGTCTTGTTTGAAATCACCAAACCAGCAGCTTCAG ACGACTGTGACGGAGCTTTACTTTGCGCTTTTCCAGAACGTGAACACAAtgacaagaaggacattgaccCCAATGCTGGACGGTTTGTACGCTATCAGTTTACCCCAGCTTTTCTTAGACTTCGGCAAGTGGGAGCCAC GGTGGAATTCACAGTAGGGGACAAACCCATTAATAACTTCCGCATGATTGAGAGGCACTACTTCCGGGATCAATTGCTTAAGAGTTTTGATTTTGAATTTGGGTTCTGCATCCCCAGCAGTAAAAATACTTGTGAGCACATCTATGAATTCCCACAGCTCTCTGAGGATCTCA TTCGAGAGATGATCCTTCATCCATATGAGACACAGTCGGACAGTTTCTACTTTGTAGACAACAAGCTGGTGATGCACAACAAGGCAGATTATTCGTACAGCGGAGGACCTTGA
- the UNC119 gene encoding protein unc-119 homolog A isoform X2, with protein sequence MKVKKSGGAGAAAAAARTEEELGRKALIGPDDVLGLQRVTSDYLCTPEENVYKIDFTRFKIRDMESGTVLFEITKPAASEREHNDKKDIDPNAGRFVRYQFTPAFLRLRQVGATVEFTVGDKPINNFRMIERHYFRDQLLKSFDFEFGFCIPSSKNTCEHIYEFPQLSEDLIREMILHPYETQSDSFYFVDNKLVMHNKADYSYSGGP encoded by the exons ATGAAGGTGAAGAagagcggcggggccggggcggcggcggcggcggcgcgcaCCGAGGAGGAGCTGGGCCGCAAGGCGCTCATCGGGCCCGACGacgtgctggggctgcagcgggTCACCAGCG atTATTTGTGCACTCCAGAGGAAAATGTTTACAAGATTGACTTCACCAGGTTCAAAATCCGGGACATGGAATCTGGCACAGTCTTGTTTGAAATCACCAAACCAGCAGCTTCAG AACGTGAACACAAtgacaagaaggacattgaccCCAATGCTGGACGGTTTGTACGCTATCAGTTTACCCCAGCTTTTCTTAGACTTCGGCAAGTGGGAGCCAC GGTGGAATTCACAGTAGGGGACAAACCCATTAATAACTTCCGCATGATTGAGAGGCACTACTTCCGGGATCAATTGCTTAAGAGTTTTGATTTTGAATTTGGGTTCTGCATCCCCAGCAGTAAAAATACTTGTGAGCACATCTATGAATTCCCACAGCTCTCTGAGGATCTCA TTCGAGAGATGATCCTTCATCCATATGAGACACAGTCGGACAGTTTCTACTTTGTAGACAACAAGCTGGTGATGCACAACAAGGCAGATTATTCGTACAGCGGAGGACCTTGA